The genomic segment AGTGACAACCATCTCTTCCGGGGAAATAGCCGACGGCGTTGGCGTTAGTCCGGCCCAGGTACGTAAGGACCTGGCCTATTTTGGCGAATTTGGTACCCGCGGTGTAGGGTATAATGTAAAGGATCTCTACTGGCATATCATCAAGATCCTGGGCCTCAATACCACCTGGTCGGTGGTCATCATCGGTGCCGGCAACCTGGGTACGGCCCTCTCCATGTATGGCGGCTTCCGGGAGCGCGGTTTTAAAGTGGTGGGAATTTTTGATAATGCTCCCCATAAAATTGGCTACCGTTTGAACGGCGTTGAAGTCTACCCTATGGAGCGCTTGAAGGAAATTATCGAACGGGAAAAGGCCCAGATCGCCATCATTGCCGTACCGGCAGAGTATGCCCAGGAGGTCGCCGACCAGCTGGCCGGGACAAGCATTCAAGGGATATTAAACTTTG from the Moorella sp. E308F genome contains:
- a CDS encoding redox-sensing transcriptional repressor Rex; its protein translation is MKTLKIPEATIIRLSVYSRYLAQVDRRGVTTISSGEIADGVGVSPAQVRKDLAYFGEFGTRGVGYNVKDLYWHIIKILGLNTTWSVVIIGAGNLGTALSMYGGFRERGFKVVGIFDNAPHKIGYRLNGVEVYPMERLKEIIEREKAQIAIIAVPAEYAQEVADQLAGTSIQGILNFAPRVLNVPEHIELRNVDLSVNLELLTFNLALRRSMKGVR